Proteins encoded within one genomic window of Thermococcus celer Vu 13 = JCM 8558:
- a CDS encoding TldD/PmbA family protein: MEGLVRLVDRLAERYGVSYYEVRLIRVTSSHVSMQNGRPEELGTNTETGIGVRAFNGAWGFSSANDMGRAEKAVETAMKIAKLSEGNSRIHLGDPVVEEVEIRPKKSFLDVNIGDKLALVKEVDSLLRGGGISSRSVGYGDGLEEVLYFNSLGSEIRTVVPRVRLGFSVTAGKNGVMQSYWKSFGGTAGWELVERIDLNHWTALVREKAISLLHARAPPSGEFDVIMDPELTGVFIHEALGHAAEADSVKNGESILAGRVGERIASEELTVVDDPTLPGGFGSYIYDDEGIRGKRVEIIRDGVLVGYLNDRETSALLDLEPNGHGRAQSYAHQPLVRMSNTYVEPRDWNFEEMVEEVKNGLYMIGDKGGEVDTASGTFTFGAREGYIIEKGEIRDHVRDVALSGKILDVLRNVRAVGNDLRIEFPGYCGKGQWVPVDDGGPHVLTRALVGGLR, encoded by the coding sequence ATGGAGGGACTGGTGCGGCTGGTGGATAGACTCGCGGAACGTTACGGGGTATCGTATTACGAAGTGCGCCTGATCAGGGTCACCTCTTCCCACGTCTCGATGCAGAATGGCCGGCCCGAGGAGCTGGGGACGAACACAGAGACGGGCATAGGCGTCAGGGCCTTCAACGGGGCGTGGGGCTTTTCGAGCGCCAACGACATGGGCAGGGCGGAGAAGGCCGTAGAGACCGCAATGAAGATAGCCAAGCTCTCGGAGGGTAACTCGAGGATACACCTCGGGGATCCCGTGGTGGAAGAGGTCGAGATAAGGCCAAAAAAGAGCTTTCTGGACGTGAACATAGGGGACAAGCTCGCCCTTGTGAAGGAGGTGGATTCCCTCCTTCGGGGTGGGGGGATATCCAGCAGGAGCGTCGGTTACGGCGATGGCCTGGAGGAGGTTCTTTACTTCAACTCCCTCGGAAGCGAGATCAGGACGGTAGTCCCGAGGGTGAGGCTGGGCTTTTCCGTAACCGCCGGGAAAAACGGCGTGATGCAGAGCTACTGGAAGAGCTTCGGTGGCACGGCCGGCTGGGAACTGGTGGAGAGAATAGACCTGAACCACTGGACCGCCCTCGTTAGGGAGAAGGCCATCTCACTCCTGCACGCCAGGGCTCCCCCTTCCGGGGAGTTCGACGTGATAATGGATCCCGAGCTCACGGGTGTCTTCATCCACGAGGCCCTCGGTCACGCGGCCGAGGCCGATTCCGTCAAGAACGGGGAGAGCATCCTGGCCGGGAGGGTGGGGGAGAGGATAGCCTCCGAAGAACTCACGGTCGTCGATGACCCGACCCTACCGGGCGGGTTCGGTTCCTACATCTACGACGATGAGGGCATCAGGGGGAAGCGGGTTGAGATAATAAGGGACGGCGTTCTGGTGGGCTACCTCAACGACCGCGAGACGAGCGCCCTGCTCGACCTCGAGCCGAACGGTCACGGCAGGGCGCAAAGCTACGCCCATCAGCCCCTCGTGAGGATGAGCAACACCTACGTCGAGCCCCGCGACTGGAACTTCGAGGAAATGGTCGAGGAGGTTAAGAACGGGCTCTATATGATAGGGGACAAGGGCGGCGAGGTCGACACCGCCAGCGGTACCTTCACCTTCGGGGCCAGGGAGGGCTACATCATAGAGAAGGGCGAGATCAGAGACCATGTTAGGGACGTGGCGCTCTCCGGGAAGATACTCGACGTCCTGAGGAACGTCCGCGCCGTGGGGAACGACCTGAGGATTGAGTTCCCGGGCTACTGCGGAAAGGGTCAGTGGGTTCCAGTCGATGATGGGGGGCCCCACGTCCTGACGAGGGCGCTCGTGGGGGGATTGCGGTGA
- a CDS encoding winged helix-turn-helix transcriptional regulator encodes MERRNEILKRIQDRPGITFRELARELGIGIGDLQYHLHRLEKERRVFSRKFGKRRYIFPEGFEKDLQRLIIAISTGTRRRILLLLMDGPLSQSEIARKLGISQPTVSYHMGELLKLGIVDARKDGKSVVYTLSYDPGIIARVIKEYRPGLWEKLADNLIDLLTGVGDGE; translated from the coding sequence ATGGAGAGGCGTAACGAGATACTCAAGCGCATCCAGGACAGGCCCGGGATAACCTTCAGGGAGCTGGCGAGGGAACTCGGGATAGGCATAGGTGACCTGCAGTACCACCTCCACCGGCTGGAAAAGGAAAGGAGGGTGTTTTCAAGGAAGTTCGGGAAGAGACGCTACATATTTCCGGAAGGCTTCGAGAAGGACCTTCAGAGGCTTATCATAGCTATCTCAACCGGAACCCGGAGGAGGATCCTCCTGCTCCTCATGGACGGCCCGCTGAGCCAGAGCGAGATAGCCAGAAAGTTGGGAATCAGTCAGCCCACCGTGAGCTACCACATGGGGGAGCTCCTGAAGCTCGGCATCGTCGACGCCAGAAAGGACGGGAAGAGCGTGGTGTACACCCTCTCATACGATCCGGGGATAATAGCGCGGGTCATAAAGGAGTACCGGCCGGGTCTCTGGGAGAAACTGGCCGACAACCTGATAGACCTGCTAACCGGCGTGGGTGATGGGGAATGA